A window of Psychroflexus sp. ALD_RP9 contains these coding sequences:
- the acs gene encoding acetate--CoA ligase has product MTKSLRALTDSYYNIDSLAKYIDVYRISQNDPDNFWNTIAERNFKWHKKWDKVMSWDKENVDIKWFENAKLNITENCLDRHLQHNASNNAIIWEPNNPKEETQFITYKDLHQRVSKMANVLKDLGVKKGDRVCVYLPMIPELTVTVLACARIGAIHSVVFAGFSASALASRINDSNCKLLVTSDGSYRGNKTIDLKGICDEALQSCPSIEHSLVVKRTHEKVTMKEGRDLWLHEALKQVDDVCPAEIMDAEDPLFILYTSGSTGKPKGMVHTTAGYMVYTAFTFKNVFQYQPGDVYWCTADIGWITGHSYIVYGPLLNGATSVMFEGVPSYPDFGRFWEVVEKLKVNQFYTAPTAIRALAKQSIDYVNKYDLSSIKVLGSVGEPINEEAWNWYNDNIGKKKSPIVDTWWQTETGGIMVSPIPFVTPTKPTYATLPLPGIQPCLMDENNQEISENSVSGRLCIKRPWPSIARTVYGDHQRYKDTYFSAYKDMYFTGDGAVRDEVGYYRITGRVDDVVIVSGHNLGTAPIEDAINEHPAVAESAIVGFPHDVKGNALSGFIILKEEGESRDHDNVRKEINQIITSKIGPIAKLDRIHFVSGLPKTRSGKIMRRILRKVSSHEMNQLGDTSTLLDPSIVDEVIEVVKNETT; this is encoded by the coding sequence ATCACTAAATCTCTTCGCGCTTTAACCGATTCTTATTACAACATAGATTCTTTAGCAAAATACATTGATGTTTATCGAATTTCTCAAAATGATCCTGATAATTTCTGGAACACCATAGCAGAACGAAATTTCAAATGGCACAAAAAATGGGATAAAGTCATGTCTTGGGACAAAGAAAATGTTGACATCAAATGGTTTGAAAATGCCAAACTTAACATTACAGAAAACTGCCTAGACCGTCACTTACAGCATAACGCATCTAATAATGCCATAATTTGGGAGCCTAATAACCCAAAAGAAGAAACACAATTTATCACTTATAAAGATTTGCATCAACGGGTTTCAAAAATGGCTAATGTTCTTAAAGACTTAGGTGTTAAAAAAGGTGATCGCGTTTGTGTGTATTTGCCAATGATTCCCGAGTTAACGGTAACTGTTTTAGCATGTGCCCGTATTGGCGCCATTCATTCAGTTGTGTTTGCTGGGTTTTCAGCTTCTGCGCTAGCCTCTAGAATAAATGATTCTAATTGTAAATTATTAGTGACTTCTGATGGATCTTACCGTGGAAATAAAACAATTGACCTTAAAGGAATTTGTGATGAAGCTTTACAATCTTGCCCTTCAATTGAGCACTCTCTTGTGGTTAAACGTACACATGAAAAAGTTACAATGAAGGAAGGTCGTGATTTATGGCTTCATGAGGCCTTAAAACAAGTTGATGATGTTTGTCCTGCCGAAATAATGGATGCTGAAGATCCTCTATTTATATTATACACATCTGGTTCAACAGGAAAACCTAAAGGTATGGTTCATACAACTGCTGGTTATATGGTTTATACAGCCTTTACATTTAAAAACGTGTTTCAATATCAGCCTGGTGATGTTTACTGGTGTACTGCAGATATAGGCTGGATTACAGGTCACAGTTATATTGTTTATGGGCCTTTATTAAACGGTGCTACTTCAGTAATGTTTGAAGGAGTTCCTTCTTATCCAGATTTTGGACGATTCTGGGAAGTAGTCGAAAAGTTAAAAGTTAACCAATTTTATACCGCTCCAACCGCGATTAGAGCTTTAGCAAAACAATCTATCGATTATGTGAATAAATATGACTTAAGTTCGATTAAAGTATTAGGTAGTGTTGGCGAACCTATTAATGAAGAAGCTTGGAATTGGTATAACGATAATATTGGTAAGAAAAAGTCACCTATTGTCGATACTTGGTGGCAAACTGAAACAGGTGGTATTATGGTTTCTCCTATTCCTTTTGTTACACCTACTAAACCAACTTACGCAACTTTACCACTTCCAGGAATTCAGCCATGTTTAATGGATGAAAACAATCAAGAAATTTCAGAAAACTCTGTATCTGGTAGATTGTGTATAAAACGGCCTTGGCCAAGTATAGCGCGTACGGTTTATGGAGACCATCAGCGTTACAAAGACACTTATTTTTCAGCTTACAAAGACATGTACTTTACAGGAGATGGTGCGGTTCGTGATGAAGTTGGCTATTATAGAATTACGGGTCGCGTAGATGATGTTGTGATTGTTTCTGGACATAATTTGGGTACAGCACCGATAGAAGACGCAATAAATGAGCATCCTGCTGTAGCAGAATCTGCTATTGTCGGTTTTCCTCATGATGTAAAAGGAAATGCACTATCTGGTTTCATTATTTTAAAAGAAGAAGGTGAATCGCGAGATCATGATAATGTTCGCAAAGAAATTAATCAGATTATTACAAGTAAAATTGGTCCTATAGCAAAATTAGATCGTATACATTTTGTTTCCGGTTTACCAAAAACCCGCAGTGGAAAAATTATGCGTAGAATTTTAAGAAAAGTATCATCTCATGAAATGAATCAACTTGGTGATACGTCTACTCTTCTTGATCCTTCAATAGTAGATGAAGTTATTGAAGTGGTTAAAAATGAGACAACCTAA
- a CDS encoding OmpW/AlkL family protein: MKKVVVAVFTALLISPFFASAQEDNSEEFSKWQVRLRAINIMPNESANIGVIGGDVDISNAFVPELDFTYFINKKFALELILGTAKHDVNTVGSDISAVGGSTNANVDLGDVWLLPPTLTFQYHHELFKNFKPYVGAGINYTIFYNEDAGGVAKGISYDNSFGIATQIGFDYMINEKFFLNADFKYIFLSTDVTVDADNMLPGLSIPAEVDINPAIAGFGIGMKF, from the coding sequence ATGAAAAAAGTAGTAGTTGCGGTTTTTACTGCATTGTTAATTAGTCCATTTTTTGCCTCAGCACAAGAAGACAATTCAGAAGAATTTTCAAAATGGCAAGTCCGTTTACGTGCAATCAACATTATGCCAAACGAAAGCGCTAATATTGGTGTTATAGGTGGCGATGTTGATATCTCTAATGCATTTGTACCTGAGCTAGATTTTACTTACTTTATTAATAAAAAGTTTGCCTTAGAATTAATTTTAGGAACTGCAAAGCATGATGTTAATACGGTAGGCTCTGATATTTCAGCTGTTGGTGGTAGTACTAATGCTAATGTTGACCTAGGTGATGTATGGTTGCTTCCTCCTACTTTAACTTTTCAATATCACCACGAGTTATTTAAAAACTTTAAGCCTTATGTTGGTGCTGGTATAAATTATACTATTTTCTATAATGAAGATGCTGGTGGTGTTGCTAAAGGAATTAGCTACGATAATAGCTTCGGTATTGCTACACAAATTGGTTTCGATTATATGATTAATGAAAAGTTTTTCTTAAACGCAGATTTTAAATACATCTTCTTAAGTACTGATGTTACAGTAGATGCCGATAATATGTTACCAGGCTTATCAATTCCCGCGGAAGTTGATATAAATCCTGCAATCGCTGGTTTTGGTATTGGTATGAAATTCTAA
- a CDS encoding dicarboxylate/amino acid:cation symporter, producing the protein MKKLALHWQILLGMVFGVVFALIFTNFDWGSQFITDWIKPFGSIFINALKLIAVPLILASLIKGVSDLKDISSLSKMGLRTILTYITTTVIAVSIGLAIVNIFQPGKSIDQDTREELIESYGGDAELRQKDAEKQKEAGPLQALEDLVPDNIFGAASNNGNMLQVIFFAIFFGIGMILIPEKQAQPVKDFFDALNEVILKMIDLIMLFAPYGVFALLAALVVEAPSADLFMALLFYAFCVVLGLILMIGAYTLIVWLFTKKTPGFFINGISPAQLLALSTSSSAATLPVTMERVEEHLGVDRQVSSFVLPIGATINMDGTSLYQAVAAVFIAQAFGMDLDFATQLGIIVTATLASIGSAAVPGAGMVMLVIVLGQAGIPEAGLALIFAVDRPLDMVRTSVNVTGDAAVSMMVAKSQDKLHDPKVKNWDDNYPSKK; encoded by the coding sequence ATGAAAAAATTAGCGCTTCATTGGCAAATACTACTTGGTATGGTTTTCGGAGTTGTATTTGCTCTTATTTTTACAAATTTTGATTGGGGAAGCCAATTTATAACCGACTGGATAAAGCCTTTCGGGAGTATATTTATTAATGCACTTAAATTAATTGCTGTTCCATTAATATTAGCATCACTCATAAAAGGAGTCTCAGACTTAAAAGATATTTCCAGCTTATCCAAAATGGGTTTAAGGACAATTTTAACTTATATTACTACAACTGTTATTGCGGTTTCTATAGGTCTAGCTATTGTAAACATCTTTCAGCCAGGTAAAAGTATCGATCAAGACACAAGAGAAGAATTAATCGAAAGCTATGGTGGTGATGCAGAACTTAGACAAAAAGACGCTGAAAAGCAAAAAGAGGCTGGACCACTTCAAGCTTTAGAAGACTTAGTGCCAGACAATATTTTTGGTGCAGCTTCAAATAATGGCAATATGTTACAGGTTATATTCTTTGCCATCTTTTTTGGAATTGGTATGATATTGATACCAGAAAAACAAGCGCAACCCGTCAAAGATTTTTTTGATGCACTTAATGAAGTTATTTTGAAAATGATTGATTTAATTATGCTTTTTGCACCTTATGGCGTCTTTGCGTTATTAGCAGCTTTAGTAGTTGAAGCTCCAAGTGCCGATTTATTTATGGCTTTGTTGTTTTATGCTTTTTGTGTGGTTTTAGGTTTAATACTAATGATAGGCGCTTACACTTTAATTGTTTGGCTATTTACCAAAAAAACACCAGGATTTTTTATTAACGGAATCTCACCAGCACAACTCTTAGCATTATCAACAAGCTCAAGTGCTGCTACTTTACCTGTTACCATGGAGCGCGTTGAAGAACATTTAGGTGTAGACCGACAAGTTTCAAGTTTTGTCTTGCCAATTGGTGCTACAATAAATATGGATGGTACAAGTTTATACCAAGCTGTAGCTGCTGTTTTTATTGCTCAGGCTTTCGGAATGGACTTAGATTTCGCCACTCAACTAGGTATTATTGTTACTGCAACATTAGCCTCTATAGGTTCGGCGGCAGTTCCTGGCGCAGGAATGGTCATGTTAGTTATTGTTTTAGGTCAAGCTGGTATCCCTGAGGCTGGTCTAGCTTTAATTTTTGCAGTAGATAGGCCATTAGATATGGTTAGAACTTCAGTTAATGTAACAGGAGATGCAGCAGTATCTATGATGGTAGCAAAATCGCAAGATAAATTACACGATCCCAAAGTTAAAAATTGGGATGATAATTATCCATCAAAAAAATAG
- a CDS encoding FAD:protein FMN transferase produces MKSKYIGYAFLGAIVIIIAFVIFRMASTGNEANTNTSIKNFLVYEGQVYGTYFSIIYKSPISYKTQIDSIFNSIDQAASAYISNSEINVLNNKRIIPNSSKILKAHFNKAKDLYEVTNAYFDPTISPVIELWGFGKNTTPNVDSLKIELAMQRVGFSESYQIIGDTISLKNNAVINFTAMGEGFAIDEISNFLASKNISDFKVEIGGELQARGESSKQKPWLIGIENPLYDENQDLKRFLATVEVSNLALSTSGSYRKYFIDESGVKRSHIINPKTGYPVNHTLISVSVLAETSTKADAYATAIMAMGLEQGKVFIKNKPDLEAFLIFETADGIDVWSSSQQFKMES; encoded by the coding sequence ATGAAATCTAAATATATTGGTTATGCGTTTTTAGGGGCAATTGTTATAATTATTGCATTTGTGATATTTCGAATGGCTTCAACTGGAAATGAAGCTAACACAAACACTTCAATCAAAAATTTTTTAGTTTATGAAGGTCAAGTTTATGGCACCTATTTTTCAATAATTTATAAGTCACCTATATCTTACAAAACCCAAATTGACTCAATTTTTAATAGTATCGATCAAGCAGCAAGTGCCTATATTTCAAATTCCGAAATAAATGTGCTCAACAATAAACGTATTATACCAAATTCCTCAAAGATTTTAAAAGCTCACTTTAATAAAGCGAAGGATTTATATGAAGTTACGAATGCCTATTTTGATCCAACAATCTCACCTGTTATTGAGTTGTGGGGCTTTGGAAAAAATACAACTCCAAATGTCGATTCGCTCAAAATTGAACTTGCCATGCAACGTGTTGGATTTTCTGAAAGCTACCAAATAATAGGAGATACCATAAGTTTAAAGAATAATGCTGTTATTAATTTTACAGCTATGGGCGAAGGCTTTGCTATTGACGAAATTTCAAACTTTTTAGCCTCTAAAAATATAAGCGACTTTAAAGTTGAAATTGGTGGAGAATTACAAGCTAGAGGAGAAAGTAGTAAGCAAAAACCCTGGTTAATTGGTATTGAAAATCCTCTATATGACGAAAATCAGGATTTAAAACGCTTTTTAGCTACTGTTGAAGTTTCTAACCTTGCATTGAGTACTTCAGGTAGTTATCGAAAGTATTTTATTGATGAATCTGGTGTCAAAAGGAGTCATATTATTAATCCTAAAACAGGTTACCCAGTCAATCACACTTTAATTTCTGTAAGTGTTTTAGCAGAAACTTCTACCAAGGCAGATGCTTATGCTACAGCAATTATGGCAATGGGTCTTGAGCAAGGAAAGGTTTTTATTAAAAATAAACCAGATTTAGAGGCATTTTTAATTTTTGAAACGGCAGATGGAATAGATGTTTGGAGCAGTAGCCAACAATTTAAGATGGAGTCTTAA
- a CDS encoding PH domain-containing protein gives MGLFSSLLGNAGTVNPEQLANDYADLLIENEQVDIGFKLVRDTLIFTNKRLIFVNIQGLTGKKREYLSIAYKSISRFSIETAGTFDLEAELKIYISSESTPSIIQNFNKKVNVYDVQKVLAQYVL, from the coding sequence ATGGGACTTTTTTCATCGCTTTTAGGAAATGCTGGCACCGTAAATCCAGAGCAATTAGCTAATGATTACGCCGATTTATTAATTGAAAATGAACAAGTAGATATTGGCTTCAAATTGGTAAGAGATACTTTAATTTTCACAAATAAACGCTTGATTTTTGTGAATATTCAGGGATTAACAGGTAAAAAAAGAGAGTACTTATCTATTGCTTATAAAAGCATTTCTCGTTTCTCTATAGAAACAGCAGGTACTTTTGATCTAGAAGCCGAATTAAAAATTTATATTTCAAGTGAATCAACTCCTAGTATTATTCAAAATTTTAATAAAAAAGTTAATGTTTATGATGTTCAAAAAGTATTGGCGCAGTATGTTTTATAA
- a CDS encoding serine hydrolase domain-containing protein: MFYKSLIVLCCSVTSVFAQSPSQLIKATLEQFPAETQISVAYTSNGEDVFKGFKNTQYSVVSEENSTQLFQIGSISKVFTSIILADLHLNNKVDLNQDISKLAIFDTLFNQPITLKSLANHTSGLPRLPSNFAESAFKNQSNPYLNYRDKELLTYLKKDLKLGDPSYQYSNLGTGLLGFSLEFLTKQSYEDLLQTHVIKPLGMLNTTSNPKSMNNVIKGLDAKGELTSYWTFDALKGVGDIFSSAQDMLIFSKKIIDKSNAALNLTLKQTHQINERQLVGLGWNILKTKAGFTWYWHNGAVGGFTSTIVVNPDTNKAVVVLSNVSAYHPDMQKIDKLCFDIMINLEKS, from the coding sequence ATGTTTTATAAGTCACTTATAGTTTTATGTTGTTCAGTAACTTCAGTTTTTGCACAATCACCATCTCAACTAATTAAAGCAACCTTAGAGCAATTTCCTGCAGAAACGCAAATCTCAGTTGCATATACTTCAAATGGTGAAGATGTTTTTAAAGGTTTTAAAAACACTCAATATAGTGTTGTTTCAGAAGAAAATTCAACACAATTATTTCAAATTGGCTCAATTTCTAAAGTTTTTACATCTATTATTTTAGCTGATTTACATCTAAATAATAAAGTAGATCTTAATCAAGACATAAGTAAACTTGCTATTTTTGATACTTTGTTTAATCAGCCAATTACTTTGAAGTCACTGGCAAATCATACCTCTGGATTACCAAGACTTCCAAGCAATTTTGCAGAAAGTGCATTTAAAAATCAAAGCAATCCTTACTTAAACTACAGAGATAAAGAATTGCTTACTTACTTAAAAAAAGACCTAAAATTAGGTGATCCTTCTTATCAATATTCAAATTTAGGAACTGGCTTATTAGGTTTTTCTCTTGAGTTTTTAACTAAACAGTCTTACGAAGATTTACTACAAACCCATGTGATTAAACCTTTAGGTATGTTAAACACCACAAGCAATCCTAAAAGTATGAACAATGTTATTAAAGGCCTTGATGCTAAAGGTGAGCTTACCTCCTACTGGACTTTTGATGCTTTAAAAGGTGTCGGAGATATTTTTTCATCAGCTCAAGATATGTTGATTTTCTCTAAAAAAATTATCGATAAATCTAATGCAGCTTTAAATTTAACTTTAAAACAAACACATCAAATTAATGAAAGACAATTAGTTGGGCTTGGATGGAATATTTTAAAAACCAAAGCTGGTTTTACTTGGTATTGGCATAATGGAGCTGTTGGAGGTTTTACATCTACAATTGTTGTTAATCCTGATACTAACAAAGCAGTTGTTGTGTTGTCTAATGTATCGGCGTACCATCCAGATATGCAAAAGATAGATAAGTTATGCTTTGATATTATGATCAATTTAGAAAAAAGCTAA
- the clpB gene encoding ATP-dependent chaperone ClpB, which translates to MNFNNFTIKSQEAIQQAQLIAQEHKHQQIENEHLFKAIMLVDENVTPFILKKLNVNTNLFTQILDKTISSFAKVEGGDLVLSRDAGKAVNEATIIAKNRQDDYVSIEHLILAIFKTKSKVSQILKDQGVTEKGLESAINELRKGEKVSSKSAEDNYNSLDKYARNLNQLAEDGKLDPVIGRDEEIRRILQILSRRTKNNPMLVGEPGTGKTAIAEGLAHRIIAGDVPENLKSKKIYSLDMGALIAGAKYKGEFEERLKSVIKEVTSSDGDIVLFIDEIHTLVGAGGGEGAMDAANILKPALARGELRAIGATTLDEFQKYFEKDKALERRFQKVAVNEPDTESAISILRGIKEKYETHHKVRIKDEAIIAAVELSQRYITNRFLPDKAIDLMDESASKLRMEINSKPEELDVLDRKIMQLEIEIEAIKREKDESKLKILRADLADLKDERNTLNAKWKNEKDIVDQIQQCKTDLENFKLEAERAEREGDYGKVAELRYGKIKDAQAKLEKLQAQVEDQKSEQSLIKEEVDYEDIAEVVAKWTGIPVTKMLQTEREKLLKLEDELHRRVIGQDEAIQAVSDAVRRSRAGLQDQNKPIGSFLFLGTTGVGKTELAKALAEYLFDDEQAMTRIDMSEYQERHSVSRLVGAPPGYVGYDEGGQLTEAVRRKPYSVVLLDEIEKAHPDTFNILLQVLDEGRLTDNKGRVADFKNTIIVMTSNIGSHIIQEKFEANPDVHSAMEAAKVDVLGLLKQSVRPEFINRIDDIVMFTPLSQADIKAIVRLQLNLMKKMLNKQSITIDATEEAIAYLSKAGFDPQYGARPVKRTIQKEVLNKLSKEILAQNVTTDSIILLDEFNNELVFRNQTEVSA; encoded by the coding sequence ATGAATTTCAATAATTTCACAATAAAGTCTCAAGAAGCAATTCAACAAGCTCAGTTAATTGCTCAAGAGCATAAACATCAGCAAATTGAAAACGAACATTTGTTTAAAGCAATTATGCTGGTTGATGAAAACGTAACACCATTTATTTTAAAGAAATTAAATGTTAATACTAATTTATTTACACAAATTTTAGATAAAACTATTAGCAGTTTCGCAAAAGTTGAAGGTGGTGATTTAGTACTTTCTAGAGATGCTGGAAAAGCGGTTAATGAAGCAACAATTATAGCTAAAAATCGTCAAGATGATTATGTTTCTATAGAACATCTCATTTTAGCAATTTTTAAAACTAAATCTAAGGTAAGTCAGATCCTTAAAGATCAAGGTGTTACTGAAAAAGGCCTAGAGTCAGCAATTAATGAATTAAGAAAAGGAGAAAAAGTATCTTCAAAAAGCGCAGAAGATAATTATAACTCTCTAGATAAATATGCTCGAAATTTAAATCAACTTGCTGAAGATGGTAAGCTTGATCCTGTTATTGGTCGTGATGAAGAAATTAGACGTATTTTACAAATCTTATCACGTAGAACCAAAAACAACCCTATGTTGGTCGGTGAACCTGGAACAGGTAAAACCGCTATAGCTGAAGGTCTTGCACATCGTATCATTGCAGGTGATGTGCCTGAAAATCTAAAGTCAAAAAAAATATACAGCTTAGATATGGGCGCCTTAATCGCTGGTGCGAAATACAAAGGTGAGTTTGAAGAGCGATTAAAATCAGTGATAAAAGAAGTAACTTCAAGCGATGGCGACATTGTTTTATTTATCGATGAAATTCACACTCTTGTAGGTGCTGGTGGTGGCGAAGGAGCTATGGATGCGGCAAATATTTTAAAACCAGCTTTAGCAAGAGGCGAATTGCGCGCCATAGGTGCAACAACACTTGACGAATTTCAAAAATACTTCGAAAAAGATAAAGCACTTGAGCGTCGTTTTCAAAAAGTAGCAGTTAATGAGCCTGATACTGAAAGTGCCATTTCAATTTTACGTGGAATCAAAGAAAAGTACGAAACTCACCATAAAGTTCGGATAAAAGATGAAGCCATCATTGCAGCAGTTGAATTATCACAGCGCTATATTACTAACCGTTTTTTACCGGATAAAGCAATTGACTTAATGGATGAATCGGCTTCAAAATTACGGATGGAAATTAATTCAAAACCAGAAGAATTAGATGTCCTAGATCGAAAAATTATGCAGTTAGAAATTGAAATTGAAGCCATTAAGCGTGAAAAGGATGAATCTAAACTAAAAATTCTAAGAGCCGATTTAGCTGATTTAAAAGATGAGCGAAATACATTAAATGCTAAATGGAAAAATGAAAAAGATATAGTCGATCAAATTCAGCAATGTAAAACAGATTTAGAAAATTTTAAGCTAGAAGCAGAACGTGCCGAGCGAGAAGGTGATTATGGAAAAGTAGCTGAGTTAAGATATGGAAAAATTAAAGACGCTCAAGCCAAACTTGAAAAATTACAAGCTCAAGTTGAAGACCAAAAGTCTGAGCAGTCTTTAATTAAGGAAGAAGTAGATTATGAAGATATCGCTGAAGTAGTAGCAAAATGGACAGGAATTCCAGTGACTAAAATGCTGCAAACTGAACGTGAAAAACTTCTAAAACTTGAAGATGAGCTCCATAGACGAGTAATTGGTCAAGATGAGGCAATTCAGGCAGTATCAGATGCTGTTAGAAGAAGTCGTGCAGGATTACAAGACCAAAATAAACCCATAGGATCATTTTTATTCTTAGGAACAACTGGTGTTGGTAAAACTGAATTAGCTAAAGCTCTGGCTGAATATTTATTTGATGATGAACAAGCAATGACTAGAATCGATATGAGTGAGTATCAAGAACGACATTCAGTTTCGCGCTTAGTTGGAGCTCCTCCTGGATATGTTGGTTATGATGAAGGTGGCCAGTTAACTGAAGCTGTTAGACGCAAACCTTATTCTGTAGTTTTACTTGATGAAATTGAAAAGGCACATCCTGATACCTTTAACATTTTACTTCAAGTTCTTGATGAAGGACGACTGACAGATAATAAAGGTCGTGTAGCTGATTTTAAGAATACAATTATAGTGATGACTTCAAATATCGGTAGCCATATTATTCAAGAAAAATTTGAAGCCAACCCTGATGTTCATTCAGCTATGGAAGCAGCAAAAGTTGATGTTTTAGGCTTATTAAAACAAAGCGTTAGACCTGAATTTATAAATCGTATAGATGATATTGTCATGTTTACGCCACTTTCACAAGCAGATATAAAAGCGATTGTGAGACTTCAACTCAACTTAATGAAGAAAATGCTAAATAAACAAAGCATTACTATCGATGCGACTGAAGAAGCAATAGCATATTTATCAAAAGCTGGATTTGATCCTCAATATGGTGCAAGACCAGTAAAACGAACAATTCAAAAAGAAGTTCTCAATAAATTGTCTAAAGAAATATTAGCACAAAATGTAACTACAGATAGTATTATATTATTAGATGAGTTTAATAACGAACTAGTATTTAGAAATCAAACTGAAGTCAGTGCTTAA
- a CDS encoding response regulator transcription factor, translating into MNKILIVDDEPNIVMALDYALQKQGFKVLIARDGQEALNIVKTDIPKVIILDIMMPKVDGFEVLNQLKSDHKTKNITVLILSAKNKAKDIENGLKAGADEYLAKPFSTKKLIEKIKSYC; encoded by the coding sequence ATGAATAAAATTTTAATTGTAGACGACGAACCAAATATTGTCATGGCTTTAGATTATGCTTTGCAAAAACAAGGATTTAAAGTTCTTATTGCTCGTGATGGTCAAGAGGCTTTAAATATCGTTAAAACCGATATTCCTAAAGTTATTATTCTAGACATAATGATGCCAAAAGTTGATGGTTTTGAAGTTCTAAACCAACTCAAATCTGATCATAAAACTAAAAATATTACTGTACTAATCCTGAGTGCCAAAAATAAGGCTAAGGATATTGAAAATGGCTTAAAAGCTGGTGCTGACGAATATCTTGCTAAACCATTTTCAACTAAAAAATTAATCGAAAAAATTAAATCTTACTGTTAA